One Elusimicrobiota bacterium genomic region harbors:
- a CDS encoding zinc-dependent dehydrogenase, which yields MKVAVYYNNKDIRIQEVPVPAIGDDELLLKVMASGICGSDVMEWYRIKKAPIVLGHEAAGVVSSVGKKVKKYKVGDRIFVSHHVPCNECHYCLNGHHTACETLHKTNFYPGGFAEYIRIPKINIDKGTYILPDSMSFEEGTFIEPIGCAVRGQRLLGIKPGNCVLVLGCGMSGILHIQLSKIYGAGKVIAADLNEYRISMAKKFGADYAINASKNISEEILKLNDNRLADAVIVCTGALSASKQALKLADRGGKILFFAVPEPGIDLPIPINDFWRNEMTTLTSYGAAPDDLSASLDLMKSGKIKVKDMITHRFSLDETGLGFKTVAEAKESMKVIIIP from the coding sequence ATGAAAGTAGCGGTTTATTATAATAATAAAGATATCAGAATACAGGAAGTACCTGTACCTGCAATAGGTGATGACGAATTGCTTTTAAAGGTAATGGCAAGCGGTATTTGCGGCAGCGATGTCATGGAATGGTACAGGATTAAAAAAGCGCCTATTGTGTTAGGCCATGAAGCAGCAGGTGTTGTGTCCTCTGTAGGGAAAAAAGTAAAAAAATATAAAGTTGGTGACAGAATTTTTGTGTCCCATCACGTTCCCTGTAATGAATGCCACTATTGTTTGAATGGTCATCATACAGCTTGTGAAACACTGCACAAGACAAATTTTTACCCGGGCGGTTTCGCCGAGTATATACGAATTCCGAAGATAAATATAGATAAAGGTACTTATATCCTTCCCGATAGTATGAGTTTTGAGGAAGGAACTTTTATCGAACCGATAGGCTGTGCTGTACGGGGACAAAGACTGCTTGGTATTAAACCGGGTAACTGCGTGCTGGTTCTCGGTTGCGGGATGTCGGGTATACTCCATATCCAGCTTTCTAAAATCTACGGTGCAGGGAAAGTAATTGCAGCCGATTTAAATGAATACCGTATCAGCATGGCGAAAAAGTTCGGCGCAGATTATGCTATAAACGCTTCAAAAAATATTTCCGAAGAAATTCTTAAATTAAACGATAACCGTTTAGCAGATGCAGTCATAGTTTGCACAGGTGCACTTTCTGCATCAAAACAAGCATTAAAATTAGCCGACCGTGGTGGAAAAATATTGTTTTTTGCAGTTCCAGAACCCGGGATTGATTTGCCGATACCGATAAACGATTTTTGGCGGAATGAAATGACGACATTGACTTCATACGGAGCAGCACCGGATGACCTCTCCGCCTCACTTGATCTAATGAAATCAGGTAAAATCAAAGTGAAAGATATGATTACCCATAGATTCAGCTTAGATGAAACCGGTCTTGGTTTTAAAACAGTCGCCGAAGCCAAAGAATCCATGAAAGTAATAATCATTCCTTAA
- a CDS encoding type IV toxin-antitoxin system AbiEi family antitoxin has product MNKKNNNYRGLSKDEVYLISRAGYEKQKLITKEYVRALFGDKRKAVNVLYRLTKKGRLLQIERGKYIIVPLDAPNQLWSPNEFITAKLWMGDIPYYIGYFTMYNYWGFTEQVPNTIFVLNTKRSFLKTIGSIRYKAVKIENKKYYGIKKIKIDNEYVSVSDRERTLVDFLYYPISSFGSIKEVLESNISKIDRQKFIKYLIAFPVASVKKRAGYLLEKINFNKELLQKLKRSIDNDMTFVKLNPDNSNRRGKIDKNWRIIING; this is encoded by the coding sequence ATGAATAAAAAAAACAATAATTACAGGGGATTATCTAAAGATGAAGTATATCTGATTTCTCGTGCCGGTTACGAGAAGCAAAAACTTATTACTAAAGAATATGTGCGAGCTTTATTTGGCGATAAGAGAAAAGCGGTGAATGTTTTATATAGACTCACTAAAAAAGGGCGGCTTCTACAGATTGAAAGGGGAAAGTATATTATTGTTCCTCTTGATGCACCTAATCAGTTATGGTCGCCAAATGAGTTTATAACAGCAAAGTTGTGGATGGGTGATATACCTTATTATATCGGCTATTTTACAATGTATAATTATTGGGGTTTTACCGAACAGGTGCCTAATACAATATTTGTTTTGAATACAAAAAGATCTTTTTTAAAGACGATAGGAAGTATTAGGTATAAAGCGGTAAAAATAGAGAATAAAAAATATTACGGTATTAAAAAAATAAAAATAGATAATGAATATGTTAGTGTTAGTGATAGGGAAAGAACACTGGTTGATTTTTTATATTATCCTATATCTTCATTCGGCAGCATTAAAGAAGTATTAGAATCCAATATCAGTAAAATAGACCGGCAGAAATTTATTAAATATTTAATTGCGTTTCCTGTTGCGTCAGTAAAAAAAAGAGCGGGTTACCTTTTAGAAAAAATAAATTTTAATAAAGAGTTATTGCAAAAATTAAAAAGGTCTATAGATAACGATATGACTTTTGTTAAACTAAATCCTGACAACTCTAATCGCCGGGGAAAAATAGATAAAAATTGGCGAATTATAATAAATGGATAA
- the nagA gene encoding N-acetylglucosamine-6-phosphate deacetylase: MDKLITNCRLISPDLEISKASIAIKGKYIEKIYSAGEQLPKSDKVYDANGKMAVPGFIDIHFHGNSGFDFIDGTLEAAETIAKWKLNEGVTTMVPATLTAPEEGITKCLQAIADYQKKTTYSKVAGMHLEGPYINPTCLGAMNPKFVRKPDIEEVKRLNKIVKVLKVTFATEVEGGLKFIKDLSAMGIASSCGHSAATYEEFYEAKKAGLKHLTHFCNQMTKLHHREIGLVGAGLLDNDILTEVICDKVHLCVEMIQLIFKVRNVEKIVLITDASAAAWLKDGNFQIGGLDVKVENGEARLVSNGALAGSTIKYYDTLKNVYEITGLPLSQLIKTTSYNQAKSLGIEKVGEIKQGYFADIAILDDKFCPKAVFVNGELHEY; the protein is encoded by the coding sequence ATGGACAAGCTAATTACTAATTGCAGGTTAATTTCGCCGGATTTGGAAATATCCAAAGCATCCATAGCCATAAAAGGGAAATATATAGAGAAAATTTATTCTGCCGGAGAACAACTACCCAAATCAGATAAAGTTTATGATGCAAACGGGAAAATGGCTGTTCCTGGTTTTATAGATATACATTTTCATGGTAATAGCGGTTTTGATTTTATAGATGGTACATTAGAAGCTGCTGAAACAATAGCCAAATGGAAATTAAACGAAGGTGTGACAACAATGGTGCCCGCGACATTAACCGCCCCGGAAGAAGGTATTACAAAATGCTTACAAGCTATTGCAGATTATCAGAAGAAAACAACATATTCTAAAGTTGCAGGTATGCATCTTGAAGGACCGTACATAAATCCTACTTGTTTGGGTGCAATGAACCCCAAATTTGTACGGAAACCCGATATTGAAGAAGTTAAAAGACTTAATAAAATAGTAAAAGTTTTGAAAGTAACATTTGCAACCGAAGTAGAAGGCGGGCTAAAATTTATAAAAGATTTAAGTGCCATGGGTATTGCTTCATCTTGCGGGCACAGTGCTGCGACATATGAAGAATTTTATGAGGCAAAAAAAGCGGGACTTAAGCATTTGACCCATTTCTGTAACCAGATGACAAAACTGCATCACAGAGAAATAGGACTTGTTGGGGCAGGACTTTTAGATAACGATATTCTTACAGAAGTTATTTGCGACAAAGTTCATTTATGCGTTGAAATGATACAACTTATATTTAAAGTCAGGAACGTTGAAAAAATAGTTCTTATCACAGACGCTTCGGCAGCTGCCTGGCTTAAAGACGGCAATTTTCAAATAGGCGGACTGGATGTTAAAGTTGAAAACGGTGAAGCTCGCCTGGTATCTAACGGCGCATTAGCCGGAAGCACTATAAAATATTATGACACCCTGAAAAATGTTTATGAAATAACCGGTTTGCCGTTAAGTCAACTGATTAAAACCACCAGCTATAACCAGGCAAAAAGTTTAGGAATCGAAAAAGTCGGTGAAATTAAACAAGGATATTTTGCAGACATAGCGATTTTAGATGATAAATTCTGCCCGAAAGCAGTCTTCGTAAACGGCGAATTGCATGAATATTAG
- a CDS encoding sugar phosphate isomerase/epimerase — MYLTGFADEAATDIDGQIEATKELGWKNIESRVIDGINLTDIPEDKFKIVCDKLSNAGVKVNCFGSAIGNWAKKLSESPQSSYDEMKRAVPRMQKLGTKLIRIMSFAIPDPLPLTNKEAEKEAIKRIKEIVKIAEDGGVICVHENCACWGGQSYEHTLRLLDAIPSKSLKLVFDTGNPVFDLDIRGNSPYKYQNSLEFYRKVKKHIVYIHIKDGKMIDGKMQYMFAGEGDGSVVEILTDLMKNGYDGGISIEPHLKVVVHDSSVKSDAKAMYDSYIEYGRRTEKILSEIGWNIHHSRH; from the coding sequence ATGTATCTTACTGGTTTCGCGGATGAAGCGGCAACTGATATTGACGGTCAAATTGAAGCGACAAAAGAACTCGGTTGGAAAAATATAGAATCACGGGTAATTGACGGAATTAACTTAACAGATATACCTGAAGATAAATTCAAAATTGTATGTGACAAACTTAGTAACGCAGGTGTTAAAGTTAACTGTTTTGGAAGTGCTATCGGTAACTGGGCAAAAAAACTTTCCGAATCCCCTCAGTCAAGTTATGATGAAATGAAACGCGCAGTACCGCGCATGCAGAAACTCGGCACAAAACTTATAAGGATAATGAGTTTTGCAATACCTGACCCTTTACCATTAACAAACAAAGAAGCGGAAAAAGAAGCAATAAAAAGAATAAAAGAAATTGTTAAAATTGCAGAAGACGGCGGCGTAATTTGTGTACACGAAAATTGTGCATGCTGGGGCGGACAGTCATATGAACATACTTTACGACTTTTAGATGCAATACCATCTAAAAGTTTAAAACTTGTGTTTGATACCGGTAACCCGGTTTTTGACCTAGATATCCGCGGTAATTCCCCGTATAAATACCAGAATTCTCTTGAGTTCTACAGAAAAGTAAAAAAGCATATTGTTTACATACATATTAAAGACGGTAAAATGATAGACGGCAAAATGCAGTATATGTTTGCCGGTGAAGGTGACGGTTCAGTAGTTGAAATACTAACAGATTTGATGAAAAACGGTTATGATGGCGGGATTTCCATAGAACCGCATCTTAAAGTAGTTGTGCATGACTCCTCGGTTAAATCGGATGCAAAAGCAATGTATGACAGCTATATAGAATATGGAAGAAGAACTGAAAAAATTCTTTCCGAAATCGGATGGAATATCCACCACTCCCGCCACTGA
- a CDS encoding nucleotidyl transferase AbiEii/AbiGii toxin family protein, translating into MDKLTLQNLIPVIAKKYNFRTAIIEKDYYLTVILNSIESRLTKNLVFKGGTLLNKIYLNYNRLSEDLDFCYYSDSLLTTRSQRSKAIAPIREKMATFVADIKLRSENPRGKGFNNSTQYLFVILYDSIITGKEERIKIEISLRQLPIDKPVHNEIKHFFQDPFTGKDIMPRNRIMSLSLKETVAEKLRAAITREKVAIRDYYDLWQISQSDFNFSDKHFIGLFRKKLEHEKYKRDYKIDFGLNEEEVKMLHNQVETDLLPVVRVNTNFELNKVFERFNEILKFI; encoded by the coding sequence ATGGATAAACTAACATTGCAAAATTTAATTCCTGTAATTGCAAAGAAATATAATTTTCGTACAGCTATTATAGAAAAAGATTATTATCTTACAGTTATCTTAAATTCTATAGAATCACGTTTAACTAAGAATCTGGTATTTAAAGGCGGAACACTACTTAACAAGATATATCTTAATTATAATCGTTTAAGTGAAGATCTCGATTTTTGCTATTATTCTGATAGTCTTCTGACTACTCGTTCTCAAAGATCCAAAGCCATTGCCCCAATCAGAGAAAAAATGGCAACATTCGTAGCTGATATAAAATTACGAAGTGAGAATCCGAGGGGAAAAGGATTTAATAATTCAACCCAGTATTTATTCGTTATTTTGTATGATTCAATAATTACCGGAAAAGAAGAAAGAATAAAAATAGAAATATCATTAAGACAATTGCCGATTGATAAACCGGTTCACAATGAAATTAAACATTTCTTTCAGGATCCATTTACCGGGAAAGATATAATGCCAAGAAATAGAATAATGTCATTATCTTTAAAAGAAACAGTAGCGGAAAAATTAAGAGCCGCAATAACACGGGAAAAAGTTGCAATACGAGATTACTATGATTTATGGCAAATTTCACAATCTGATTTTAATTTTTCTGATAAGCATTTTATCGGTTTATTTAGGAAAAAGTTAGAGCATGAAAAATATAAAAGGGATTATAAAATAGATTTTGGTTTAAACGAAGAAGAAGTAAAAATGCTTCACAATCAGGTAGAAACAGATTTACTCCCCGTGGTCAGAGTCAACACAAATTTTGAATTAAATAAAGTATTTGAACGCTTCAATGAGATATTGAAGTTTATTTGA
- a CDS encoding ROK family protein — protein MALKIKVSNKRKPVLDPNFVPAIFWNRAYREAVKSSGSGEKMTIALERSDGTVSIYTTEIFPHKKEWVDLNIKYVERIVKFLLWMKGGYKITIAGNKEIADFIRKTYSPKGERKFDDDIIGVKNYGKPIEVINCPFEKAPSSREIDIPLGGHFDGCRIGFDLGGSDRKCAAVIDGKVVFTDEVVWDPYVQKDPQYHISGVADSLKRAAAKMPRVDAIGGSAAGAYVNNQVRVASLFRAVPEADFKKHIVNMFLDMKKEWNNVPFVVVNDGEVTALAGAISMNTNTLLGIAMGTSQAAGYVTSKGTITNWLNELAFVPVDYRDNAPIDEWSGDIGCGSQYFSQQAVGRLAPVAGIDFPKGMPLPEKLVGVQKLMAAGDQKAKKIYETIGTYLGYTIAHYADFYDMKNLLVLGRVMTGTGGDLVISIAEDILKEEFPDLASSIKLRTPDEKSKRLGQAVVAASLPIIEKK, from the coding sequence ATGGCTTTGAAAATTAAGGTGAGTAACAAAAGGAAACCCGTCTTGGATCCCAATTTTGTCCCTGCAATTTTTTGGAACAGGGCTTATAGGGAAGCTGTTAAAAGTTCCGGTTCGGGCGAAAAGATGACTATTGCACTGGAAAGAAGCGATGGTACAGTATCCATCTATACGACTGAAATCTTTCCTCACAAGAAAGAATGGGTTGACCTAAATATAAAATATGTTGAGCGTATCGTAAAGTTTTTATTGTGGATGAAAGGCGGGTATAAAATAACAATAGCAGGGAATAAAGAGATTGCGGATTTTATCAGAAAAACCTATTCTCCGAAAGGCGAACGAAAATTTGACGATGACATTATAGGCGTAAAAAATTATGGCAAACCGATTGAAGTAATAAATTGTCCGTTTGAAAAAGCTCCTTCTTCCCGTGAAATAGACATTCCTCTTGGCGGTCATTTTGACGGATGCAGGATTGGTTTTGACCTCGGTGGTTCTGACCGGAAATGTGCGGCTGTTATTGATGGTAAAGTTGTCTTTACGGATGAAGTTGTGTGGGACCCTTATGTCCAGAAAGACCCGCAATATCATATATCGGGTGTAGCCGATTCTTTAAAGCGTGCAGCTGCAAAAATGCCGCGTGTTGATGCGATAGGCGGCAGCGCTGCTGGTGCATATGTAAATAACCAGGTTCGGGTCGCATCTCTTTTTCGCGCAGTTCCGGAAGCGGATTTTAAAAAACATATAGTTAACATGTTTCTTGACATGAAAAAAGAGTGGAACAATGTTCCCTTTGTTGTTGTAAATGACGGTGAAGTTACAGCCCTTGCCGGTGCGATATCAATGAATACAAACACCCTTTTAGGGATAGCAATGGGCACCAGTCAGGCGGCAGGTTATGTCACATCTAAAGGCACTATCACAAACTGGCTGAACGAATTGGCGTTTGTCCCTGTTGATTACCGTGATAACGCGCCTATTGACGAGTGGTCCGGTGATATAGGCTGCGGTTCACAGTATTTCTCCCAGCAGGCAGTAGGTAGATTGGCACCGGTTGCCGGAATTGATTTCCCGAAAGGAATGCCTTTACCTGAAAAGCTTGTTGGAGTCCAAAAACTAATGGCTGCAGGTGACCAGAAAGCTAAAAAAATATATGAAACTATCGGTACTTACCTGGGTTATACCATAGCCCATTACGCAGATTTTTATGACATGAAAAACTTGTTAGTTTTAGGACGTGTTATGACCGGAACCGGTGGTGATTTAGTAATATCAATAGCAGAGGATATTTTAAAAGAAGAATTTCCTGATTTAGCATCTTCAATCAAGTTGCGTACTCCAGACGAAAAAAGCAAACGTCTAGGCCAAGCAGTAGTAGCCGCCAGCCTACCAATCATAGAAAAAAAGTAA
- a CDS encoding YgiQ family radical SAM protein, with protein sequence MFIPTTKEEVTKLGWENLDVILITGDTYIDSPHTGSAVIGKVFLNAGYKVGIIAQPDISTDSDIKRLGEPSLFWGITSGCVDSMVANYTATKKRRKQDDFTPGGENNKRPDRAVIAYSNLIRRHFKNTKPIVLGGIEASLRRIPHYDYWDNQVRRSILFDAKADFLVYGMGEKSVLELAKKLKNNESSEDVLGICYISKTQKDGYHLLPSYEEVKVSSPDGMQKFTEMFNTFYANIDSLTAKGLCQKQDTRYLIHNPPQYNLTEQELSGIYDLDYERDIHPYYKKSGEVRALETIRFSITTHRGCYGECNFCSLAVHQGTTVISRTEKSILDEAKKITKLTGFKGYVLDVGGQTANMYGIECSKKFTQGHCSNKRCVYPRICKNLGLSHKKQIDLLAKLRTIPGIKKVFVASGIRYDLILEDKQYGTAYLKELVLNHVSGQLKIAPEHTEDVVLKKMGKPGKHYLSDFKKLFDSLNKECGKKQFLTYYFIAAHPGCGIEEMKKLKEFASRELKLIPEQMQIFTPTPSTYSTLMYYTEQDPFTNEPVFVEKDTNKKGAQKEIVLFSKNKKEYN encoded by the coding sequence ATGTTTATACCTACAACCAAAGAAGAAGTTACCAAACTCGGATGGGAAAATCTGGATGTGATTCTTATTACAGGCGATACCTATATTGATAGTCCTCATACCGGTTCCGCAGTTATAGGTAAAGTCTTTCTCAACGCCGGTTATAAAGTCGGTATTATCGCTCAGCCGGACATTAGCACTGATTCCGATATTAAAAGATTAGGTGAGCCGTCACTTTTCTGGGGTATTACTTCAGGTTGTGTTGATTCTATGGTTGCAAATTATACAGCAACCAAAAAGAGAAGAAAACAGGATGATTTTACACCCGGCGGTGAAAACAACAAAAGACCTGACAGGGCGGTTATAGCTTATTCAAATTTAATTAGGAGACATTTCAAAAACACAAAACCTATTGTACTTGGCGGTATAGAAGCTAGTTTAAGAAGAATACCGCATTACGATTACTGGGACAATCAAGTTCGAAGGTCTATTTTATTTGACGCTAAAGCAGATTTTTTGGTTTACGGAATGGGCGAAAAATCTGTTTTAGAACTTGCAAAAAAACTGAAAAATAATGAATCATCGGAGGATGTCCTGGGAATTTGTTATATTTCCAAGACTCAAAAAGACGGGTATCATTTGCTTCCTTCATACGAAGAAGTTAAAGTGAGTTCGCCGGATGGTATGCAAAAATTTACTGAAATGTTCAATACTTTCTATGCTAATATTGATTCTTTAACAGCGAAAGGCTTATGCCAGAAACAGGACACAAGATATCTTATTCATAACCCGCCTCAGTATAATTTAACAGAGCAGGAATTATCCGGAATATATGATTTGGATTATGAGCGGGATATCCACCCGTACTATAAGAAGAGCGGGGAGGTCCGGGCATTAGAAACTATAAGATTCTCAATTACTACCCACAGGGGTTGCTACGGAGAATGTAATTTCTGTTCGCTTGCTGTTCACCAGGGAACCACTGTTATATCAAGGACCGAAAAATCTATTTTAGATGAAGCGAAAAAGATTACTAAATTGACGGGTTTCAAAGGATATGTTCTGGATGTAGGCGGACAGACTGCCAATATGTATGGGATAGAGTGCAGTAAAAAATTTACACAGGGACATTGTTCAAATAAAAGATGTGTTTATCCTAGAATATGTAAAAATCTGGGATTAAGCCATAAAAAACAAATAGACCTTTTGGCAAAATTAAGGACAATCCCCGGTATAAAAAAAGTTTTTGTAGCATCAGGTATCAGGTATGACCTTATATTAGAAGATAAACAATATGGTACTGCGTATTTAAAAGAACTGGTTTTAAATCATGTTTCAGGACAGTTAAAAATAGCGCCCGAGCATACCGAAGATGTTGTATTAAAAAAGATGGGCAAACCCGGCAAGCACTATTTAAGTGATTTTAAGAAGTTGTTTGATAGTCTTAATAAAGAATGTGGGAAAAAACAATTTTTAACATATTATTTTATTGCAGCTCACCCGGGATGCGGTATTGAGGAAATGAAAAAATTAAAAGAATTCGCATCAAGAGAGTTAAAGCTAATCCCGGAACAAATGCAGATATTTACCCCTACACCTTCAACCTATTCAACACTGATGTATTACACCGAACAAGACCCTTTTACCAACGAGCCTGTTTTCGTAGAAAAAGATACAAACAAAAAAGGAGCCCAGAAAGAAATTGTACTATTTTCAAAAAATAAAAAGGAATACAATTGA
- a CDS encoding radical SAM protein: protein MAKVFLMNPRVESRPSIPLGLAYIAAVLEQNHHQVKVYDPIVPEQDEKIKELLTDFKPDIVGITCTTAQETLALHFTEVVKGADKNYLVVIGGPHISALPRQVLSDKNIDIVVIGEGEETMLEIVNSYNPSRNIDAIDAIDTIKGIGYKKDGKQFFTEPRPAVSDLDKLPFPAWHLFDMKWYLQRDSIIRGKWLRCGTIIAGRGCPGRCIFCQSYQLYGRRVHRRSPENVLKEMNQLMEKYDSLEGIYFCDDTLAMTKPWMMELCKLIKEKSTRRILWACQSRVNTIDTELVKTMKDAGCVQLEFGVESGSQKVLDALHKDIKIDAIRRAFKICRDVGMRTASSFMIGNPEEKMEDVILSEQLADEIKSDYTEFFTITPYPGTELYEMAKKNGWLREGTWLHAGVLASRPVMVINFTADELLALQKRLYSKYFPAIYKSLVLDYRFIFDVVKFSLKKPKHILAYFKIIFKDRSLSELGRYINHVIRDSVC, encoded by the coding sequence ATGGCTAAAGTATTTTTAATGAATCCCCGTGTAGAATCCCGTCCCTCAATCCCTTTAGGGTTGGCGTATATTGCTGCTGTTCTCGAGCAAAATCACCATCAGGTTAAAGTATACGACCCGATAGTCCCTGAACAGGACGAAAAAATAAAGGAATTGTTGACGGATTTCAAGCCGGATATTGTCGGTATAACCTGTACAACAGCGCAGGAAACACTGGCTTTACATTTTACTGAAGTTGTAAAGGGAGCTGATAAAAACTATTTAGTAGTCATCGGGGGTCCGCATATCAGTGCTCTTCCAAGACAGGTATTGTCTGATAAAAATATTGATATAGTAGTAATTGGCGAAGGTGAAGAGACAATGCTCGAGATAGTGAATAGTTATAATCCATCCCGGAATATTGATGCAATCGATGCAATCGACACAATTAAAGGAATCGGCTATAAAAAAGATGGTAAGCAGTTTTTTACTGAACCCCGCCCGGCGGTTTCGGATTTAGATAAATTACCGTTTCCGGCTTGGCATTTGTTTGATATGAAGTGGTATTTGCAGAGAGACAGCATCATCAGGGGCAAGTGGCTGCGTTGCGGGACAATTATTGCAGGGAGAGGTTGTCCGGGAAGATGTATTTTTTGCCAGAGCTATCAATTGTACGGGAGAAGAGTACATAGAAGAAGTCCTGAAAATGTTTTAAAAGAAATGAATCAATTGATGGAAAAATATGATAGCTTGGAAGGGATTTATTTCTGTGATGACACGCTTGCTATGACCAAGCCCTGGATGATGGAGCTTTGTAAGCTAATAAAAGAAAAGAGTACAAGACGCATACTTTGGGCATGCCAGTCCAGGGTAAATACCATAGACACTGAGTTGGTAAAGACAATGAAAGATGCCGGATGTGTTCAACTGGAGTTCGGGGTTGAATCGGGTTCTCAAAAAGTATTAGACGCTCTTCACAAAGATATAAAAATTGATGCTATCAGGCGGGCGTTTAAAATATGCAGGGATGTTGGTATGCGTACTGCTTCCAGTTTTATGATTGGGAATCCGGAAGAAAAGATGGAAGATGTTATTTTGAGCGAACAACTTGCTGATGAAATCAAAAGTGATTACACGGAATTTTTCACGATTACCCCGTATCCCGGCACAGAATTGTATGAAATGGCAAAAAAAAATGGTTGGTTAAGGGAAGGAACATGGCTGCATGCCGGGGTACTGGCAAGCAGGCCTGTAATGGTAATAAATTTCACAGCGGATGAATTGCTCGCCTTGCAGAAACGGCTTTATTCAAAATATTTTCCGGCTATATATAAATCGCTGGTGCTGGATTATAGGTTTATTTTTGATGTTGTAAAATTCAGCTTGAAGAAACCAAAACATATTCTTGCATATTTTAAGATAATTTTTAAGGATAGAAGTTTATCTGAACTGGGACGGTATATAAATCATGTAATAAGAGACAGCGTTTGTTAG
- a CDS encoding sigma-70 family RNA polymerase sigma factor, which translates to MDYSEDKIILSAKQGNKESFDILVRKYAKEVYNLCYRLSGNTTDAEDLSQNVLLKALQSIKDFQQKSSFSTWLHQIAVNLWIDISRKRKVLNFTSIDETIKLDGGEFQREFADSGLIAEQNMENKELEKIIKKSLDVLTPDQKIAIVLKYIEGKSLEEIAKICNCPIGTISARLTRGIKEMNKHLKPYIEPKQ; encoded by the coding sequence ATGGATTACAGTGAAGACAAAATAATTCTTTCTGCTAAACAAGGCAACAAAGAATCTTTTGATATATTAGTTAGAAAATACGCCAAAGAAGTATACAACCTGTGTTACCGGCTTTCCGGGAACACTACGGATGCGGAAGACCTTTCGCAGAATGTACTTCTTAAAGCACTGCAGTCAATAAAGGATTTTCAACAGAAATCAAGTTTTTCAACATGGTTACATCAGATTGCAGTTAATTTATGGATTGATATTTCAAGGAAGCGAAAGGTACTTAATTTTACTTCTATTGATGAAACAATAAAATTAGATGGCGGGGAATTCCAAAGAGAGTTTGCAGATTCCGGTTTAATTGCCGAGCAAAATATGGAAAACAAAGAATTAGAAAAAATTATAAAAAAATCACTGGATGTTTTAACTCCGGACCAAAAAATCGCAATTGTCCTTAAGTATATTGAGGGCAAATCGCTGGAAGAAATTGCGAAAATATGCAATTGTCCCATAGGCACAATAAGCGCCAGATTAACAAGAGGAATAAAAGAGATGAACAAACATCTCAAACCATACATAGAGCCAAAACAATAA